One window of Flavobacterium dauae genomic DNA carries:
- a CDS encoding sulfate adenylyltransferase subunit 1 has translation MEQENLDKNQLLRFSTAGSVDDGKSTLIGRLLYDSKSIFEDQLASVETTSKRKGHETVDLAMFTDGLKEEREQGITIDVAYRYFTTPKRKFIIADTPGHIQYTRNMVTGASTANASIILIDARHGVIEQTKRHSYIASLLQIPHLIVCVNKMDLVDFSEEVYNKILEEYENVSSKLVIKDIQFIPISALKGDNVVNRSENMPWYQGAPLLHTLEHLYIGSDNNRIDARFPVQTVIRPQREGFIDYRGYAGRIASGIFRKGDEITVLPSGFTSKIKSIDTIHGELDEAFSPMSVSIQLEDDIDVSRGDMLVRSNNKPEPSQEFDVMICWLNNKTPQPRAKYTILHAANEQKALIKDVIYKIDINTLERNSEDKEFKMNDIGRITIRTTKPLMIDSYRENKVTGSIILVDDATHETVAAGMIV, from the coding sequence ATGGAACAGGAGAATTTAGATAAAAATCAATTATTGCGTTTTTCAACCGCAGGAAGTGTAGATGATGGTAAAAGTACATTGATAGGAAGGCTTTTATACGATTCTAAATCAATTTTTGAAGATCAATTGGCATCTGTCGAAACTACAAGCAAAAGAAAAGGGCACGAAACCGTTGATCTTGCTATGTTTACCGACGGACTAAAGGAAGAAAGAGAACAGGGAATTACCATTGATGTTGCTTATCGATATTTTACTACACCGAAAAGAAAATTTATCATTGCAGACACTCCGGGTCATATCCAATATACCCGAAATATGGTTACCGGAGCTTCTACTGCAAACGCCTCCATTATTTTAATTGATGCACGACACGGTGTGATTGAACAAACAAAACGCCACTCTTACATTGCATCATTGCTTCAAATTCCGCATTTGATTGTATGTGTAAACAAAATGGATTTAGTTGATTTTTCAGAAGAAGTTTACAACAAGATTTTGGAAGAATATGAAAACGTTTCATCTAAATTAGTTATTAAAGACATTCAGTTTATTCCAATTAGTGCGTTGAAAGGAGATAACGTAGTGAATCGTTCCGAAAATATGCCGTGGTATCAAGGGGCACCTTTGTTACACACATTAGAACATTTGTATATAGGTAGTGATAATAACAGAATTGACGCGCGTTTCCCGGTTCAAACGGTCATTCGCCCTCAACGAGAAGGATTTATTGACTACCGTGGTTATGCCGGCAGAATTGCAAGTGGAATTTTCAGAAAAGGAGACGAAATAACTGTATTACCATCAGGATTTACTTCTAAAATTAAATCAATCGATACAATACACGGAGAATTAGACGAAGCTTTTTCTCCAATGTCTGTCAGCATCCAATTGGAAGACGACATAGATGTAAGTCGCGGTGATATGCTTGTAAGAAGTAATAATAAACCTGAACCTTCTCAGGAATTTGACGTAATGATTTGTTGGCTGAACAACAAAACACCACAACCACGAGCAAAATACACAATCTTACACGCGGCAAATGAACAGAAAGCATTGATCAAAGATGTGATTTATAAAATTGACATTAATACTTTAGAAAGAAATTCTGAAGATAAAGAATTTAAAATGAATGATATTGGGCGTATAACCATTAGAACTACCAAGCCATTGATGATTGATTCTTATCGTGAAAATAAAGTAACTGGCAGTATAATTTTAGTAGATGATGCCACGCACGAAACAGTTGCGGCAGGGATGATTGTTTAA
- a CDS encoding DegT/DnrJ/EryC1/StrS family aminotransferase, whose product MNSKKIWLSSPHMGGNELKYIHEAFDANWVAPLGPNVNGFEEDIEQFLKGDVKIAVLSAGTAALHLALIECGVSQGDEVICQSMTFSASANPIAYQGATPVFVDSEPDTWNICPVALEEAIADRIAKGKTPKAIVAVHLYGMPFKVDEVMTVANKYNIPVIEDAAEALGSTYKGKACGTFGRFGVLSFNGNKIITTSGGGALVCHSQEDKDKAVFLSTQARDNAPHYQHSQIGYNYRMSNICAGIGRGQMEVLTDRVEARRKMNKFYQELFADIEGVMVFTEPGSDYHSNHWLSAIIVDPKITGKSREDLRLALLEDNIESRPLWKPMHLQPVFSNSPYYGGKVSEELFENGLCLPSGSNLTDEERKRIALKIKEVFSK is encoded by the coding sequence ATGAATTCTAAGAAAATTTGGTTATCGTCCCCACATATGGGCGGTAACGAATTAAAATACATCCACGAAGCGTTTGATGCCAACTGGGTGGCACCCTTAGGACCTAATGTAAACGGTTTTGAGGAAGATATTGAACAATTTTTAAAAGGCGATGTAAAAATAGCTGTGCTTTCTGCAGGAACCGCTGCGTTACATTTGGCATTGATTGAATGTGGCGTTTCACAAGGCGATGAAGTAATTTGCCAGTCAATGACGTTTTCTGCTTCGGCAAATCCTATCGCGTATCAGGGAGCTACACCGGTATTTGTAGATTCAGAACCCGATACCTGGAACATTTGTCCGGTTGCGTTGGAAGAAGCTATTGCAGACCGGATAGCAAAAGGAAAAACGCCAAAAGCCATTGTAGCTGTGCATTTATACGGAATGCCGTTCAAGGTAGATGAAGTGATGACTGTTGCCAATAAATACAACATTCCGGTCATTGAAGATGCTGCCGAAGCTTTGGGTTCTACCTACAAAGGAAAGGCGTGTGGAACGTTTGGTCGTTTTGGCGTATTGTCGTTTAACGGCAACAAAATCATTACTACTTCAGGCGGCGGCGCATTGGTATGTCATTCCCAGGAAGACAAGGATAAAGCGGTTTTTCTTTCTACACAAGCACGTGACAATGCACCACATTACCAACACTCGCAAATTGGTTACAATTACAGAATGAGCAACATCTGTGCGGGAATTGGTCGCGGACAAATGGAGGTGTTAACGGATAGAGTGGAAGCCCGTCGCAAGATGAATAAATTTTACCAGGAATTGTTTGCTGATATCGAAGGAGTAATGGTTTTTACAGAACCAGGTTCAGACTATCATTCCAATCATTGGTTATCGGCTATTATTGTTGATCCGAAAATTACCGGTAAGAGCAGAGAAGATTTGCGATTGGCATTGTTGGAAGATAATATTGAATCACGTCCGTTGTGGAAACCAATGCATTTACAACCGGTATTCTCTAATTCGCCTTATTATGGTGGAAAAGTTTCAGAAGAATTGTTTGAAAATGGTTTATGTTTGCCATCAGGCTCTAATTTAACTGATGAGGAAAGAAAGCGTATTGCATTAAAGATTAAAGAAGTATTTTCGAAATAA
- a CDS encoding ATP-binding protein: MGELTTTLEPLILEEILRNHQDISGSIVAQIKILPEFKKYLEYGYYPFYKEGLKVYPMRLQNVVNTVLENDLPAVENIEYNTVYKIKKMLMIIASLVPFSPNIAKLSAEIETNRANTIRYLDYLQKAGLTINLLSSKKGMSLMNKPDKIYLDNTNLQYALALSGVNEGNLRETFFANQIKTLHHLRTSQQGDFVVNDKYTFEVGGVNKHFDQIKNIKGSFVVTDNTETGFGNRIPLWLFGLMY; encoded by the coding sequence TTGGGGGAGCTTACAACAACATTGGAACCTCTTATATTAGAAGAAATTCTCCGAAATCATCAGGATATTTCCGGTAGTATTGTTGCTCAAATCAAGATATTGCCCGAATTTAAAAAATATTTAGAGTATGGTTATTATCCGTTTTATAAAGAAGGGCTAAAAGTCTATCCGATGAGATTGCAAAATGTAGTGAATACTGTTTTGGAAAACGACTTGCCCGCAGTAGAAAACATCGAATATAATACCGTTTATAAAATCAAAAAAATGCTGATGATTATTGCTTCTTTAGTTCCTTTTTCGCCTAATATTGCTAAATTGAGTGCAGAAATTGAAACCAACAGAGCCAATACCATTCGCTATCTTGATTATTTGCAAAAGGCAGGATTGACCATCAATCTTTTATCTTCCAAAAAAGGAATGAGCCTGATGAATAAACCCGATAAAATCTATCTCGACAATACGAATTTACAATACGCTTTGGCACTGTCCGGAGTAAATGAAGGAAATCTCAGAGAAACATTTTTTGCCAATCAAATCAAAACCCTGCATCATTTGCGTACATCGCAACAAGGCGATTTTGTGGTTAATGACAAATATACTTTTGAGGTTGGGGGAGTAAACAAACATTTTGACCAGATAAAAAATATTAAAGGCAGTTTTGTAGTAACAGACAATACCGAAACAGGCTTTGGCAATAGAATTCCGTTGTGGCTCTTTGGATTGATGTATTGA
- a CDS encoding ATP-binding protein yields MDALFEYSNQLISEVDTAFIRYSYHRINWQNRLIGLVGPRGVGKTTLVLQYIKSNLNIHQTLYVTAEDFYFAKNRLTDLADSFVKSGGKYLFIDEIHKYPDWSKELKLIYDYHKNLKVVFTGSSVLDIKKGSSDLSRRAVVYTMQGLSFREYLALFHQTEVPKFSLEQILNHQVDAPQIPHPLPLFNDYLKKGYYPFAIEDDFDLRLQQVVNQTLESDIPTYADMNVATGRKLKQLLAIVAESVPFKPNMSKIAEILNISRNNIADYLLYMEEAGMVVQLRNETGGIRGLGKVDKVYLDNTNLVYNLAKENQNAGNVRETFFLNQLRTEHQVVSSSIADFKIDTTDFEVGGKNKGLKQIKNAEKGFVVKADIERGFLNTIPLWHFGLMY; encoded by the coding sequence ATGGACGCTTTATTTGAATATTCCAATCAGTTGATTTCCGAAGTAGATACGGCATTTATACGCTATTCATATCATCGGATTAACTGGCAAAACAGATTGATTGGGCTTGTTGGACCTCGTGGAGTGGGAAAAACGACTTTGGTTTTACAGTACATCAAAAGCAATCTCAATATTCATCAGACCTTGTATGTTACAGCAGAAGATTTTTATTTTGCCAAAAATCGTTTGACAGATTTAGCAGATTCTTTTGTGAAATCGGGAGGGAAATATCTGTTTATAGACGAAATACACAAATATCCCGATTGGTCTAAAGAATTAAAACTGATTTACGATTATCACAAAAATTTGAAAGTGGTTTTTACGGGCTCTTCGGTGCTTGACATCAAAAAAGGCAGTTCGGATTTAAGTCGTAGAGCAGTAGTTTACACCATGCAGGGATTGTCTTTTCGGGAATATTTAGCCTTGTTTCATCAGACAGAAGTTCCGAAATTCAGCTTAGAACAAATCCTGAATCATCAGGTTGATGCACCACAAATTCCGCACCCGTTGCCATTGTTTAATGATTATCTAAAAAAAGGTTATTACCCTTTTGCGATAGAAGACGATTTTGATTTGAGATTACAACAGGTTGTCAATCAGACTTTGGAAAGCGATATTCCGACCTATGCAGATATGAACGTGGCAACAGGCAGAAAGTTGAAACAGTTGTTAGCCATTGTAGCTGAAAGTGTGCCGTTTAAACCCAATATGAGTAAAATTGCCGAAATACTCAACATCAGCCGAAACAATATAGCTGATTATCTCCTTTATATGGAAGAAGCAGGAATGGTAGTACAGTTGAGAAATGAAACGGGAGGAATTCGAGGTTTGGGAAAGGTGGATAAAGTCTATTTGGACAATACTAATCTGGTTTATAATTTAGCCAAAGAAAATCAGAATGCAGGAAACGTCAGAGAAACTTTTTTTCTGAATCAGTTAAGAACTGAGCATCAGGTTGTTTCGTCATCAATAGCTGATTTTAAGATTGATACGACAGATTTTGAAGTCGGAGGAAAGAATAAAGGATTGAAACAAATAAAAAATGCAGAAAAAGGATTCGTAGTCAAAGCCGATATAGAAAGAGGTTTTTTGAATACGATTCCGTTATGGCATTTTGGATTGATGTACTGA
- a CDS encoding VOC family protein gives MASINPYIHFNGNAEEAFTFYKSVFGGDFTTLVRFKDLNIENTHGMEKEAEKIMHITLPIGKYSELMGSDTPEQMGRHNEKETRSKIYINTENKEEVDTLFKRLSVGGQIEVPLQENSEDACFGMFRDQFGIEWIISFNSKK, from the coding sequence ATGGCATCGATCAATCCCTACATTCATTTTAATGGAAATGCGGAAGAAGCATTTACATTTTACAAATCGGTTTTCGGCGGCGACTTTACAACACTAGTTCGTTTTAAAGATCTGAATATTGAAAACACTCACGGAATGGAAAAGGAAGCAGAAAAAATTATGCACATTACTTTACCAATTGGCAAATACAGCGAATTAATGGGAAGCGATACACCGGAACAGATGGGCAGACATAATGAAAAGGAAACCCGAAGTAAAATTTACATAAACACGGAAAACAAAGAAGAAGTCGACACGTTGTTTAAGAGACTTTCTGTGGGTGGACAAATAGAGGTGCCTTTGCAAGAAAATTCAGAAGATGCCTGTTTTGGAATGTTCAGAGATCAATTTGGTATAGAATGGATCATCTCCTTTAACTCAAAAAAGTAG
- a CDS encoding helix-turn-helix domain-containing protein produces the protein MTTHSKEDIALKNKIAERIKFFRIKTGLSQSNFAEKYDIDRQILNRWESINNKRGITIYTINKFCKMVGISLKEFFDFD, from the coding sequence ATGACTACACATTCAAAAGAAGATATCGCACTAAAAAATAAAATTGCTGAAAGAATTAAATTTTTTCGAATTAAAACTGGGCTATCGCAATCTAACTTTGCTGAAAAATATGATATTGACAGACAAATATTAAACAGATGGGAAAGTATTAATAATAAAAGAGGAATTACTATTTACACAATAAATAAATTCTGTAAGATGGTTGGGATAAGTCTTAAAGAATTTTTTGACTTTGATTAA
- a CDS encoding HsdM family class I SAM-dependent methyltransferase yields the protein MIKTPDINIEDSLINPIEQKTNIVLANPPFGKSSSYYITNDKKLAEQDNYFYRSDFWTTTSNKQLAFVQHIVSMLEDKGRAAIVLPDNVLFEGGAGEIIRKKLLEETNLHTILRLPTGIFYANGVKSNVLFLEKKKKGRKPLTKDIWFYDYRTNIHHTLKKQVLKYENLIQFVECYLSKDRNKTSESWSTDNPNGRFRKYSYDEIIVRDKTNFDVFWLRDDNYIDLDSLPEPEVLAQEIIDSLESALNSFREVVKGLNK from the coding sequence TTGATAAAAACACCTGACATCAATATTGAAGATAGTTTAATAAACCCAATTGAACAAAAAACAAATATCGTACTAGCCAATCCTCCTTTTGGAAAAAGTAGTAGTTACTATATTACTAATGATAAGAAATTAGCAGAACAAGATAATTATTTTTATAGAAGTGACTTTTGGACAACAACCAGTAATAAGCAATTAGCTTTTGTTCAACATATTGTGTCTATGCTTGAAGACAAAGGAAGAGCGGCAATTGTATTGCCAGATAATGTATTATTTGAGGGAGGAGCGGGAGAAATAATTAGAAAAAAACTATTAGAAGAAACGAATTTGCATACTATTTTAAGATTACCAACAGGAATTTTTTATGCAAATGGCGTTAAATCTAATGTGCTATTTTTGGAGAAGAAAAAGAAGGGTAGAAAACCTTTAACTAAAGATATTTGGTTTTACGATTACAGAACAAATATACATCATACTCTAAAAAAACAAGTGCTTAAGTATGAGAATTTGATTCAGTTTGTAGAATGTTATCTTTCAAAGGATAGAAATAAAACAAGTGAATCTTGGAGTACAGATAACCCTAATGGTCGTTTTAGAAAATATAGCTATGATGAAATCATTGTTAGAGATAAAACGAATTTTGATGTTTTTTGGTTAAGAGATGACAATTATATTGATTTAGATAGTTTACCAGAACCTGAGGTATTAGCACAAGAGATAATTGATAGTTTAGAAAGTGCTTTAAATAGTTTTAGAGAAGTTGTAAAAGGTTTAAATAAATAA
- a CDS encoding SOS response-associated peptidase → MCFFYGINKNKKAIESQMNLKFDQAGFEVVNEVNGFSHPFMPIILDKSPEIITGGNWGLLPTWAKNTSFQNSTLNALIETIGKNLSFKNHVNERCLIIATHFYEWQWLDPKRKEKQKYSIGINDGEIFCFAGLYSMWKDPETGYDKLTFTILTTEANELMVKINNGKKKMPVVLNHNHHQLWLQGEDYSNFANPYEVHLVATPV, encoded by the coding sequence ATGTGTTTTTTTTACGGAATAAATAAGAACAAAAAGGCTATTGAAAGCCAAATGAATTTAAAATTTGATCAAGCAGGATTCGAAGTAGTTAATGAAGTTAACGGTTTCTCACACCCTTTCATGCCAATAATTTTAGATAAATCACCAGAAATAATAACTGGTGGAAATTGGGGTTTATTACCAACTTGGGCTAAAAATACAAGCTTTCAAAACAGCACCTTAAATGCACTAATTGAAACAATAGGCAAAAATTTATCATTTAAAAATCACGTAAATGAAAGATGTTTAATAATAGCAACCCATTTTTACGAATGGCAATGGTTAGACCCTAAAAGGAAAGAAAAACAAAAGTACTCAATAGGCATTAATGATGGTGAGATATTTTGTTTTGCAGGTCTGTATTCAATGTGGAAAGATCCAGAAACAGGCTATGACAAACTAACATTTACAATACTTACCACTGAAGCTAATGAATTAATGGTTAAAATAAACAACGGTAAAAAGAAGATGCCTGTTGTTTTAAATCATAATCATCACCAATTATGGCTACAAGGTGAGGATTATAGTAATTTTGCCAATCCTTACGAAGTTCATTTAGTAGCAACCCCAGTTTAG
- a CDS encoding quinone-dependent dihydroorotate dehydrogenase: MYKSIIRPLLFKCDPEKVHHFTFSMIKTMHAIPGMKSVFKSIYQVNDKRLEREVFGLKFKNPVGLAAGLDKDAKIYNELDAFGFGFIEIGTITPKPQEGNPKKRLFRLKEDSGIINRMGFNNGGIDLAIERLKQNKGVLIGGNIGKNKITPNEEAVNDYLICFDALYPYVDYFVVNVSSPNTPNLRALQDKEPLTELLSTLQNKNLQQPKQKPILLKIAPDLTNEQLLDIIDIVNDTKIAGVIATNTTISRDGLQSANKIEVGGLSGKPLAKRSTEVIRFLSEKSNKSFPIIGVGGIHSAADALEKLDAGAVLVQIYTGFIYEGPALIKEINQAILNRN, translated from the coding sequence ATGTACAAGTCAATAATTCGTCCGCTTTTATTCAAATGCGATCCTGAAAAAGTGCATCATTTTACTTTTTCAATGATAAAAACCATGCACGCCATTCCGGGTATGAAATCGGTTTTTAAATCGATTTATCAGGTAAACGATAAGAGGTTGGAACGAGAAGTTTTTGGCTTGAAATTTAAAAATCCGGTTGGTTTGGCAGCAGGATTAGATAAAGATGCAAAAATTTACAATGAATTAGATGCGTTTGGTTTCGGATTTATCGAAATTGGAACTATTACCCCAAAACCGCAAGAGGGAAATCCTAAAAAACGTTTGTTCCGTTTAAAAGAAGATTCAGGAATTATCAACAGAATGGGCTTTAACAATGGAGGAATTGATTTGGCAATAGAACGTTTAAAGCAGAACAAAGGCGTTTTAATTGGTGGAAACATTGGTAAAAACAAGATCACTCCAAACGAAGAAGCTGTAAACGATTACCTGATTTGTTTCGATGCTTTGTATCCGTATGTTGATTATTTCGTTGTGAATGTAAGTTCTCCAAATACACCCAATTTACGAGCTTTACAAGACAAAGAACCGTTAACGGAATTATTATCGACTTTACAAAATAAAAACCTTCAGCAACCAAAACAAAAACCAATACTTTTAAAAATCGCTCCCGATTTAACCAATGAGCAGTTGTTAGATATTATTGATATTGTAAACGATACCAAAATTGCCGGTGTAATTGCTACAAATACCACTATTTCGCGCGATGGATTACAATCTGCAAATAAAATAGAAGTAGGCGGATTATCAGGTAAACCGTTAGCAAAAAGATCAACCGAAGTCATTCGTTTTCTGTCAGAAAAAAGCAATAAATCATTTCCTATAATCGGGGTAGGCGGAATTCATTCTGCTGCCGATGCTTTGGAGAAATTAGACGCTGGTGCAGTATTGGTTCAAATTTACACTGGATTTATTTACGAAGGTCCCGCTTTAATTAAAGAAATCAATCAGGCTATTTTAAATCGTAACTAA
- a CDS encoding LysE family translocator — MNFETVVSFFFASLALTIAPGPDVMYVLSTSIAKGKNYGIAAAIGLSSGLLFHTTLLAFGISAIIIKSPMLFKGIKVFGALYLLWLAYNVFKSEASFQLKSQKITIDKPWKNIFKGLLMNILNPKVMLFFLALFPTFINSKAGNIKLQVYTLGIISFVQAFTVFCLYAVLAASLTKFLRESTTFNLILKWLQIVVFVTLAVLMLL, encoded by the coding sequence ATGAATTTTGAGACCGTTGTTTCGTTTTTCTTTGCAAGTTTGGCATTAACTATTGCACCGGGGCCCGATGTAATGTATGTGCTTTCAACAAGTATTGCCAAAGGAAAAAACTACGGAATTGCAGCAGCCATTGGTTTAAGCAGCGGATTGCTTTTTCATACCACGCTGCTGGCATTTGGTATTTCGGCAATCATTATTAAAAGTCCGATGCTGTTTAAAGGCATCAAAGTTTTTGGTGCATTGTATTTGCTGTGGTTGGCTTATAACGTTTTTAAATCAGAAGCTTCGTTTCAATTAAAATCTCAAAAAATAACAATTGATAAACCTTGGAAAAACATTTTTAAGGGTTTGTTAATGAATATACTTAACCCAAAAGTAATGCTGTTTTTCTTGGCATTATTTCCTACATTCATCAACAGCAAAGCCGGAAATATAAAATTACAGGTGTACACCTTAGGCATCATCTCGTTTGTTCAGGCATTTACGGTTTTTTGTCTGTATGCCGTTTTAGCTGCTTCACTCACAAAATTTCTTCGAGAAAGCACTACGTTTAATTTAATATTAAAATGGTTACAGATTGTAGTGTTTGTAACTTTGGCTGTTTTAATGCTTTTGTAA
- a CDS encoding hydroxymethylglutaryl-CoA lyase: MKPVKIIECPRDAMQGIKAFIPTEKKVQYIQSLLRCGFDTLDFGSFVSPKAIPQMQDTAEVLAQLDLSETKTKLLAIIANTKGAEMASVHNEIQYLGFPFSISENFQMRNTHKTIAESIVTLQEILEIANKTNKEVVAYLSMGFGNPYGDPWNVDIVGEWTEKLANMGVTILSLSDTVGSSTAEDIDYLFSNLIPKYPNIEFGAHLHTTPDAWFEKVDAAYKAGCVRFDGAIKGFGGCPMAKDDLTGNMPTEKMLSYFTANKAVTNVQMTSFEAAYNEALKIFNFYH; this comes from the coding sequence ATGAAACCGGTAAAAATAATAGAATGTCCGCGCGATGCCATGCAAGGCATTAAAGCGTTTATCCCCACAGAAAAAAAAGTGCAATACATACAATCGTTATTGCGCTGTGGTTTTGATACATTAGATTTCGGAAGTTTTGTTTCGCCTAAAGCCATTCCGCAAATGCAGGATACTGCTGAAGTCTTGGCTCAGTTGGATCTATCGGAAACCAAAACAAAATTACTGGCTATTATTGCAAATACAAAAGGTGCCGAAATGGCATCGGTTCATAACGAAATTCAGTATTTAGGCTTTCCTTTTTCTATTTCAGAGAATTTTCAAATGCGAAATACGCATAAAACCATTGCAGAATCTATCGTTACCTTACAAGAAATTTTAGAAATCGCTAATAAAACCAATAAAGAAGTGGTGGCGTATCTTTCTATGGGCTTCGGAAATCCGTATGGCGATCCTTGGAATGTGGATATTGTGGGCGAATGGACAGAAAAACTGGCGAATATGGGCGTGACGATTTTATCGCTTTCTGATACCGTTGGATCATCTACTGCGGAAGACATCGATTATCTTTTTTCTAATTTGATACCAAAATATCCTAACATTGAATTTGGTGCACATTTGCATACAACTCCCGATGCTTGGTTTGAAAAAGTGGATGCTGCTTATAAAGCCGGATGTGTTCGTTTTGATGGAGCAATCAAAGGATTTGGTGGATGCCCAATGGCAAAAGATGATTTAACAGGAAATATGCCAACCGAAAAAATGCTGAGTTATTTTACGGCAAACAAGGCAGTAACCAACGTTCAAATGACCTCTTTTGAAGCGGCTTATAACGAAGCTTTGAAAATTTTTAATTTTTATCACTAA
- the guaB gene encoding IMP dehydrogenase — MKAHTAKIVGQGLTYDDVLLIPAYSEILPREVSIQSKFTRNITLNVPVISAAMDTVTESAMAIAMAREGGIGVLHKNMTIEQQALEVRKVKRAESGMIIDPVTLPLTATVGDAKTAMRENGIGGIPVVDGNQILKGIVTNRDLRFEKDNKRSILEVMTADKIVTTLEGTTLTDAEHILQENKIEKLPVVNADYKLVGLITFRDITKLTLKPNANKDKFGRLRVAAALGVTADAVERASALVAAGVDALIIDTAHGHTKGVVNTLKEVKAAFPEIDVVVGNIATAEAALYLAEAGADAVKVGIGPGSICTTRVVAGVGFPQFSAVMEVAAALKGTGVPVIADGGLRYTGDIPKALGAGADCVMLGSMLAGTKESPGETIIFEGRKFKTYRGMGSVESMKHGSKDRYFQDVEDDVKKLVPEGIEGRVPYKGELNESMTQFIGGLRAGMGYCGAKDIPTLQETARFVQLTSSGIGESHPHNVTITKEAPNYSR; from the coding sequence ATGAAAGCACACACAGCTAAAATTGTCGGACAAGGATTAACCTATGACGACGTACTTTTAATACCTGCTTACTCAGAAATATTACCACGTGAAGTAAGCATTCAATCAAAATTCACCAGAAACATTACCTTAAACGTTCCTGTAATTTCAGCAGCAATGGATACTGTGACCGAAAGTGCTATGGCAATTGCTATGGCTCGCGAAGGAGGAATTGGGGTTTTACACAAAAATATGACGATTGAGCAACAAGCTCTTGAAGTTCGTAAAGTAAAACGTGCCGAGTCGGGAATGATCATCGATCCTGTAACTTTGCCTTTAACCGCTACGGTAGGCGATGCAAAAACAGCGATGAGAGAAAACGGTATTGGCGGAATTCCTGTGGTTGATGGAAATCAAATTTTAAAAGGGATTGTTACCAACAGAGACTTGCGTTTTGAAAAAGACAATAAAAGATCTATTTTAGAAGTAATGACCGCAGATAAGATTGTTACTACTTTAGAAGGTACCACATTAACCGATGCAGAGCATATTTTACAAGAAAATAAAATTGAAAAACTGCCAGTTGTTAACGCCGATTATAAATTGGTGGGATTAATCACTTTTCGAGATATTACCAAACTAACCTTAAAACCCAACGCAAACAAAGACAAATTTGGTCGTTTACGCGTTGCTGCGGCTCTTGGAGTAACAGCCGATGCAGTTGAACGCGCAAGTGCTTTGGTAGCTGCCGGTGTTGACGCATTGATTATCGATACAGCTCACGGACACACAAAAGGTGTCGTTAATACGTTGAAAGAAGTTAAAGCAGCCTTCCCGGAAATTGATGTTGTGGTAGGAAACATTGCTACTGCCGAAGCGGCTTTGTATTTGGCCGAAGCAGGTGCCGATGCTGTTAAAGTGGGTATTGGTCCGGGATCAATCTGTACAACTCGTGTTGTTGCAGGTGTAGGTTTTCCTCAGTTTTCTGCCGTAATGGAAGTTGCTGCTGCTTTAAAAGGGACAGGTGTTCCGGTTATTGCCGATGGCGGTTTGCGTTACACAGGCGATATTCCTAAAGCATTAGGTGCAGGGGCAGACTGTGTTATGTTAGGATCTATGTTGGCTGGAACTAAAGAATCTCCGGGTGAAACCATTATTTTCGAAGGTCGTAAATTTAAAACATACCGCGGAATGGGTTCGGTAGAATCTATGAAACACGGATCTAAAGACCGTTATTTCCAGGATGTAGAAGACGATGTTAAAAAACTGGTTCCAGAAGGAATTGAAGGTCGTGTGCCTTACAAAGGCGAGTTAAACGAATCAATGACGCAGTTTATTGGTGGTTTACGTGCCGGAATGGGGTATTGCGGTGCAAAAGATATTCCTACGTTGCAAGAAACGGCTCGTTTTGTTCAGTTAACGTCATCAGGAATTGGCGAATCGCACCCACATAATGTAACTATTACAAAAGAAGCTCCGAATTATTCGAGATAA